One bacterium genomic window carries:
- the mutS gene encoding DNA mismatch repair protein MutS, with protein sequence MTGKAVPAGTSTKLTPMLAQYLEIKAAHPGALLLFRMGDFFETFFDDAKILAEVCSVTLTTRDRNSDHPVPLAGVPHHALDVYLSRLLAAGLTVAICEQTEDPAKAKGLVKREVVEVISPGTATAPELLPGSGAMVCLAYHRGVAGESGWATLDASTGEFRCGQEDVTLPSLCERCAAREVIVAETVEAEEFRRWRAGLPETVLSAVSAAWFHPALAADTLRDHFGVRDLDAFGLSDERTSLAVSAAGALLRYLTSLNLKRPAQVVTLQFASRGDRMLLDEETLRNLEVFRTLRGERGEGTLVHHLDRTVTPAGRRLLERRLAEPLTDLATLADWHRGVAGALDDRDWREDVRRRLRGVGDLDRGAVRAAAGRIGPAALCQLGESLRAAGEALAAISGGGHEAHPAAAWVRGTPDLSPVAERLLATLAEQPPAAMKPGEVVRPGVSPALDAAAAVASDTRGFLAALQARERERSGIPTLKIGYNRVFGYYYEVSNKHLDRVPPEFSQKQTLVNAARFRTDELSTAEQTILDAEDRMARLEGEIFASLLADVSAALEPIRVLSARVAEIDLLFAFAELAERHRYVRPICDDSLVLDIAEGRHPVVEQLLDGDFIPNDALLDGDTRQVLLLTGPNMGGKSTYLRQVALLVLMAQAGGFVPAARARIGVADRIFTRVGAGDNVARGQSTFYAEMSETARILHQMSRRSLVVLDEVGRGTSTYDGLSLAWAITEFLHHDDGPRPRTIFATHYHELTGLEQTLPRLVNLRLEVREWQGSIIFLHAVKPGCSDKSYGIHVARLAGVPEPVLRRAEELLVLFSSEDARTLAPERLPGAPGFSLAADRPLAATRQLSLFSDGERDALDALRDLDLEGISPMDAFLWLARIKKQL encoded by the coding sequence GTGACCGGGAAGGCCGTTCCCGCCGGAACGTCGACGAAGCTGACGCCCATGCTGGCGCAGTACCTGGAGATCAAGGCCGCCCACCCGGGCGCCCTGCTGCTGTTCCGCATGGGGGACTTCTTCGAGACGTTCTTCGACGACGCCAAGATCCTGGCCGAAGTCTGCAGCGTCACCCTCACGACCCGCGATCGCAACAGCGACCACCCGGTGCCCCTGGCCGGCGTGCCGCACCACGCCCTGGACGTCTACCTGTCGCGCCTGCTCGCCGCCGGACTCACGGTCGCGATCTGCGAGCAGACCGAAGACCCCGCCAAGGCCAAGGGACTGGTGAAGCGCGAGGTCGTCGAGGTGATCAGCCCGGGCACCGCCACGGCGCCCGAACTGCTGCCGGGATCCGGCGCCATGGTCTGCCTGGCCTACCACCGGGGCGTCGCCGGCGAGTCCGGCTGGGCGACCCTGGACGCCTCCACGGGCGAGTTCCGCTGCGGGCAGGAGGACGTCACCCTCCCGTCGCTCTGCGAGCGCTGCGCCGCGCGGGAGGTGATCGTCGCCGAGACCGTCGAAGCCGAGGAGTTCCGCCGCTGGCGCGCCGGCCTGCCCGAGACCGTCCTGAGCGCCGTCAGCGCCGCCTGGTTCCACCCGGCGCTCGCCGCCGACACCTTGCGCGACCATTTCGGCGTGCGCGACCTGGACGCCTTCGGCCTGTCGGACGAGCGGACGTCCCTGGCCGTCAGCGCCGCGGGCGCGCTGCTGCGCTACCTGACCTCGCTCAACCTGAAGCGCCCCGCGCAGGTCGTCACCCTGCAGTTCGCGTCGCGCGGCGACCGGATGCTGCTGGACGAGGAGACGCTGCGCAACCTCGAGGTCTTCCGCACCCTGCGCGGCGAACGCGGGGAGGGGACGCTCGTCCACCACCTCGACCGCACCGTGACCCCGGCCGGCCGCCGCCTGCTCGAACGGCGGCTGGCCGAGCCCCTGACCGATCTGGCGACGCTCGCCGACTGGCACCGCGGCGTCGCGGGCGCCCTGGACGACCGCGACTGGCGCGAGGACGTGCGGCGGCGGCTGCGGGGCGTGGGCGACCTCGACCGCGGGGCCGTGCGCGCGGCGGCCGGCCGCATCGGCCCCGCTGCGTTGTGCCAGTTGGGCGAATCCCTGCGCGCCGCGGGCGAGGCCCTGGCCGCGATCAGCGGCGGCGGGCACGAGGCCCACCCGGCCGCCGCGTGGGTGCGGGGCACGCCCGATCTGTCCCCCGTGGCGGAGCGCCTGCTCGCGACGCTGGCCGAACAGCCGCCGGCGGCGATGAAACCCGGCGAGGTCGTCCGGCCCGGCGTGTCGCCCGCGCTCGACGCCGCCGCGGCCGTGGCCAGCGACACGCGCGGCTTCCTGGCGGCGCTGCAGGCCCGCGAACGCGAGCGCTCCGGCATCCCGACGCTGAAGATCGGCTACAACCGCGTCTTCGGTTACTACTACGAGGTCTCCAACAAGCACCTCGACCGGGTCCCGCCCGAGTTCTCCCAGAAGCAGACGCTCGTCAACGCCGCGCGCTTCCGCACCGACGAGCTGTCGACCGCCGAGCAGACCATCCTGGACGCTGAAGATCGCATGGCCCGGCTCGAAGGCGAGATCTTCGCCTCCCTGCTCGCCGACGTGTCGGCGGCCCTGGAGCCGATCCGCGTGCTGTCCGCGCGGGTGGCCGAGATCGACCTGCTGTTCGCGTTCGCGGAGCTGGCCGAGCGGCACCGCTACGTGCGGCCCATCTGCGACGACTCGCTGGTGCTGGACATCGCCGAGGGCCGGCACCCCGTCGTCGAGCAGCTCCTGGACGGCGACTTCATCCCCAACGACGCCCTGCTGGACGGCGACACGCGCCAGGTGCTGCTGCTGACCGGCCCCAACATGGGCGGCAAGAGCACCTACCTGCGCCAGGTCGCGCTGCTGGTGCTGATGGCGCAGGCGGGCGGCTTCGTGCCGGCCGCGCGCGCCCGCATCGGCGTCGCCGACCGGATCTTCACGCGGGTCGGCGCCGGCGACAACGTGGCCCGCGGCCAGTCGACCTTCTACGCCGAGATGAGCGAGACGGCGCGCATCCTGCACCAGATGTCCCGCCGCAGCCTGGTCGTCCTGGACGAAGTGGGGCGCGGCACCTCCACCTACGACGGCCTGTCGCTGGCCTGGGCCATCACCGAGTTCCTCCACCACGACGACGGCCCCCGCCCGCGCACGATCTTCGCCACCCACTACCACGAGCTGACCGGCCTGGAGCAGACGCTGCCGCGTCTGGTCAACCTGAGGCTCGAGGTGAGGGAGTGGCAGGGGAGCATCATCTTCCTGCACGCCGTCAAGCCCGGGTGCAGCGACAAGAGCTACGGGATCCACGTCGCCCGCCTCGCCGGCGTGCCCGAACCGGTGCTGCGCCGCGCCGAGGAACTGCTGGTGCTGTTCAGCAGCGAGGACGCGCGCACCCTGGCGCCCGAACGCCTCCCGGGCGCGCCCGGCTTCTCCCTGGCGGCCGACCGCCCGCTCGCGGCCACGCGCCAGCTCTCGCTGTTCTCCGACGGCGAGCGCGACGCGCTGGACGCGTTGCGCGACCTGGACCTCGAGGGGATCAGCCCCATGGACGCCTTCCTCTGGCTCGCCCGCATCAAGAAACAACTCTAG